Proteins co-encoded in one Microcebus murinus isolate Inina chromosome 5, M.murinus_Inina_mat1.0, whole genome shotgun sequence genomic window:
- the PPP1R10 gene encoding serine/threonine-protein phosphatase 1 regulatory subunit 10 isoform X2, translating to MAVIRSQSSTQPAEKDKKKRKEEGKSRTTPPERPLTEVKAETRSEEAPEKKKEKPKSLRTTAPSHAKFRSTGLELETPSLVPVKKNASTVVVSDKYNLKPIPLKRQSSAAAPGDAALPAEKKYKPLNTAPNATKEIKVKIIPPQPMEGLGFLDALNSAPVPGIKIKKKKKVLSPTAAKPSPFEGKTSTEPSTAKPSSPEPAPPSEAMDTDRPGTPVPPVEVPELMDAASLEPGALDAKPVESPGDPSQLTRKGRKRKTVTWPEEGKLREYFYFELDETERVNVNKIKDFGEAAKREILSDRHAFETARRLSHDNMEEKVPWVCPRPLVLPSPLVSPGSNSQERYIQAEREKGILQELFLNKESPHEPDPEPYEPIPPKLIPLDEECSMDETPYVETLEPGASGGSPDGAGGSKLPPVLANLMGSMGAGKSPQGPGGGGINVQEILTSIMGSPNSHPSEELLKQPDYSDKIKQMLVPHGLLGPGPIANGFPPGGPGGPKAMQHFPPGPGGPMPGPHGGPSGPVGPRLLGPPPPPRGGDPFWDGPGDPMRGSPMRGGPGPGPGPYHRGRGGRGGNEPLPPPPFRGARGGRSGGGPSNGRGGPGGMVGGGGHRPHEGPGGGMGSGSGHRPHEGPSGSMGGGGGHRPHEVPGGGMSGSSGHRPHEGPGNGMGGGGGHRPHEGPGGGMGAGGGHRPHEGPGGSMGGSGGHRPHEGPGHGGPHGHRPHDAPGHRGHDHRGPPPHEHRGHDGPGHGGGGHRGHDGGHSHGGDMSNRPVCRHFMMKGNCRYENNCAFYHPGVNGPPLP from the exons ATGGCTGTCATCCGCTCCCAGAGCAGTACTCAGCCTGCTG AGAAAGATAAGAAGAAACgtaaagaagagggaaagagtcGAACCACCCCTCCAGAGCGACCTTTGACTGAGGTAAAGGCTGAGACCCGGTCTGAGGAGGCcccagagaagaaaaaggagaagccCAAGTCTCTTCGAACCACAGCACCCAGTCACGCCAAGTTCCGTTCCACTG GACTAGAGCTCGAAACACCGTCTTTGGTGCCTGTGAAGAAAAATGCCAGCACAGTGGTGGTTTCTGACAAGTACAACCTTAAACCTATTCCCCTCAAGCGTCAGAG CTCTGCAGCTGCTCCAGGGGATGCTGCGCTCCCTGCAGAGAAGAAATACAAGCCACTCAACACAGCACCTAACGCCACCAAAGAAATCAAAGTGAAGATCATCCCGCCACAGC CTATGGAGGGCCTGGGCTTTCTGGATGCTCTCAATTCAGCCCCTGTTCCaggcatcaaaattaaaaagaagaagaaggtgcTCTCACCTACAGCTGCCAAG CCAAGCCCCTTTGAAGGGAAAACGAGCACAGAACCAAGCACAGCCAAACCTTCTTCCCCAGAACCGGCACCTCCTTCTGAGGCTATGGACACAGACCGCCCAGGCACCCCAGTGCCCCCTGTTGAAGTCCCAGAGCTCATGGATGCAG CCTCTTTGGAACCAGGGGCTCTGGATGCAAAGCCAGTGGAGAGTCCTGGAGATCCCAGCCAGCTGACCCggaagggcaggaagaggaagacCGTGACGTGGCCTGAGGAGGGCAAACTGAGAGAGTATTTCTATTTTGAACTGGATGAAACTGAACGAG TAAATGTGAATAAGATCAAGGACTTTGGTGAGGCGGCCAAGCGAGAGATACTGTCAGACCGGCATGCATTTGAGACGGCCCGGCGTCTGAGCCATGACAACATGGAGGAGAAGGTGCCATGGGTGTGTCCCAGGCCCCTGGTTCTGCCCTCACCTCTTGTTAGCCCTGGAAGCAACAGCCAGGAGCGATATATCCAGGCTGAGCGGGAGAAAGGAATCCTTCAGGAGCTCTTCCTAAACAAGGAGAG TCCTCACGAGCCTGACCCGGAGCCCTATGAGCCCATACCCCCTAAGCTCATCCCGCTCGACGAG GAGTGTTCCATGGATGAGACCCCATATGTTGAGACGCTAGAACCTGGAGCGTCAGGTGGCTCACCTGATGGGGCAGGAGGCTCCAAGTTACCTCCTGTTCTGGCCAATCTTATGGGAAGCATGGGTGCTGGGAAGAGCCCCCagggccctggaggaggaggcattAACGTCCAGGAGATCCTTACCTCCATAATG GGTAGCCCAAACAGTCATCCCTCAGAGGAACTACTGAAACAGCCAGACTATTCAGACAAGATCAAGCAGATGCTGG TGCCACATGGACTCCTAGGTCCTGGTCCAATAGCCAATGGTTTCCCACCAGGAGGCCCTGGGGGCCCCAAGGCCATGCAGCACTTCCCTCCTGGACCTGGGGGACCTATGCCAG GTCCTCATGGAGGCCCTAGCGGGCCTGTGGGTCCACGTCTCCTAGGTCCCCCACCACCTCCCCGTGGAGGTGACCCCTTCTGGGATGGCCCGGGTGACCCTATGCGGGGCAGCCCAATGCGGGGGGGTCCAGGACCAGGTCCTGGACCATACCATAGAGGCCGAGGTGGCCGAGGAGGAAATGaaccccttccacctcctccatttCGAGGGGCCAGAGGAGGTCGCTCTGGAGGCGGACCTTCAAATGGACGAGGGGGCCCTGGCGGCATGGTTGGAGGTGGTGGACATCGTCCTCATGAAGGCCCTGGTGGGGGCATGGGCAGTGGCAGTGGACATCGCCCCCATGAAGGCCCTAGTGGGAGCATGGGTGGCGGTGGAGGACATCGTCCCCATGAAGTCCCTGGCGGTGGCATGAGTGGCAGCAGTGGCCATCGTCCCCATGAAGGCCCTGGCAATGGCATGGGTGGTGGCGGTGGCCATCGTCCCCACGAAGGCCCTGGCGGAGGAATGGGTGCTGGTGGGGGACATCGCCCCCATGAAGGCCCTGGTGGGAGCATGGGTGGAAGCGGTGGACATCGCCCCCATGAAGGCCCTGGACATGGGGGACCTCATGGTCACCGGCCTCATGATGCCCCTGGTCACCGAGGCCACGACCATCGAGGGCCACCTCCTCATGAGCACCGTGGCCATGATGGCCCTGGCCACGGGGGAGGGGGCCACCGAGGGCACGATGGAGGCCACAGCCATGGAGGAG ACATGTCAAACCGCCCCGTCTGCCGACATTTCATGATGAAGGGCAACTGCCGCTATGAAAACAACTGTGCCTTCTACCACCCGGGTGTCAATGGGCCTCCCCTGCCATAG
- the PPP1R10 gene encoding serine/threonine-protein phosphatase 1 regulatory subunit 10 isoform X1, whose protein sequence is MGSGPIDPKELLKGLDSFLNRDGEVKSVDGISKIFSLMKESRKMVSRCTYLNILLQTRSPEILVKFIDVGGYKLLNNWLTYSKTTNNIPLLQQILLTLQHLPLTVDHLKQNNTAKLVKQLSKSGEDEELRKLASVLVSDWMAVIRSQSSTQPAEKDKKKRKEEGKSRTTPPERPLTEVKAETRSEEAPEKKKEKPKSLRTTAPSHAKFRSTGLELETPSLVPVKKNASTVVVSDKYNLKPIPLKRQSSAAAPGDAALPAEKKYKPLNTAPNATKEIKVKIIPPQPMEGLGFLDALNSAPVPGIKIKKKKKVLSPTAAKPSPFEGKTSTEPSTAKPSSPEPAPPSEAMDTDRPGTPVPPVEVPELMDAASLEPGALDAKPVESPGDPSQLTRKGRKRKTVTWPEEGKLREYFYFELDETERVNVNKIKDFGEAAKREILSDRHAFETARRLSHDNMEEKVPWVCPRPLVLPSPLVSPGSNSQERYIQAEREKGILQELFLNKESPHEPDPEPYEPIPPKLIPLDEECSMDETPYVETLEPGASGGSPDGAGGSKLPPVLANLMGSMGAGKSPQGPGGGGINVQEILTSIMGSPNSHPSEELLKQPDYSDKIKQMLVPHGLLGPGPIANGFPPGGPGGPKAMQHFPPGPGGPMPGPHGGPSGPVGPRLLGPPPPPRGGDPFWDGPGDPMRGSPMRGGPGPGPGPYHRGRGGRGGNEPLPPPPFRGARGGRSGGGPSNGRGGPGGMVGGGGHRPHEGPGGGMGSGSGHRPHEGPSGSMGGGGGHRPHEVPGGGMSGSSGHRPHEGPGNGMGGGGGHRPHEGPGGGMGAGGGHRPHEGPGGSMGGSGGHRPHEGPGHGGPHGHRPHDAPGHRGHDHRGPPPHEHRGHDGPGHGGGGHRGHDGGHSHGGDMSNRPVCRHFMMKGNCRYENNCAFYHPGVNGPPLP, encoded by the exons ATGGGTTCGGGTCCCATAGACCCCAAAGAGCTTCTTAAAGGCCTGGATAGCTTCCTTAACCGAGATGGGGAAGTCAAGAGTGTGGATGGGATTTCCAAGATCTTCAG TCTGATGAAGGAATCACGAAAGATGGTGAGTCGATGCACTTACTTGAACATTCTCCTGCAGACCCGTTCACCAGAAATACTGGTCAA GTTTATTGACGTTGGTGGTTACAAACTTCTTAACAATTGGCTGACATATTCAAAGACAACCAACAACATTCCCCTCCTCCAGCAAATTCTGCTGACCCTGCAGCACCTACCGCTCACTGTGGACCATCTCAAGCAG AACAACACAGCCAAACTGGTGAAGCAACTAAGCAAGTCCGGTGAGGATGAAG AGCTCCGGAAATTGGCTTCAGTCCTGGTCAGCGACTGGATGGCTGTCATCCGCTCCCAGAGCAGTACTCAGCCTGCTG AGAAAGATAAGAAGAAACgtaaagaagagggaaagagtcGAACCACCCCTCCAGAGCGACCTTTGACTGAGGTAAAGGCTGAGACCCGGTCTGAGGAGGCcccagagaagaaaaaggagaagccCAAGTCTCTTCGAACCACAGCACCCAGTCACGCCAAGTTCCGTTCCACTG GACTAGAGCTCGAAACACCGTCTTTGGTGCCTGTGAAGAAAAATGCCAGCACAGTGGTGGTTTCTGACAAGTACAACCTTAAACCTATTCCCCTCAAGCGTCAGAG CTCTGCAGCTGCTCCAGGGGATGCTGCGCTCCCTGCAGAGAAGAAATACAAGCCACTCAACACAGCACCTAACGCCACCAAAGAAATCAAAGTGAAGATCATCCCGCCACAGC CTATGGAGGGCCTGGGCTTTCTGGATGCTCTCAATTCAGCCCCTGTTCCaggcatcaaaattaaaaagaagaagaaggtgcTCTCACCTACAGCTGCCAAG CCAAGCCCCTTTGAAGGGAAAACGAGCACAGAACCAAGCACAGCCAAACCTTCTTCCCCAGAACCGGCACCTCCTTCTGAGGCTATGGACACAGACCGCCCAGGCACCCCAGTGCCCCCTGTTGAAGTCCCAGAGCTCATGGATGCAG CCTCTTTGGAACCAGGGGCTCTGGATGCAAAGCCAGTGGAGAGTCCTGGAGATCCCAGCCAGCTGACCCggaagggcaggaagaggaagacCGTGACGTGGCCTGAGGAGGGCAAACTGAGAGAGTATTTCTATTTTGAACTGGATGAAACTGAACGAG TAAATGTGAATAAGATCAAGGACTTTGGTGAGGCGGCCAAGCGAGAGATACTGTCAGACCGGCATGCATTTGAGACGGCCCGGCGTCTGAGCCATGACAACATGGAGGAGAAGGTGCCATGGGTGTGTCCCAGGCCCCTGGTTCTGCCCTCACCTCTTGTTAGCCCTGGAAGCAACAGCCAGGAGCGATATATCCAGGCTGAGCGGGAGAAAGGAATCCTTCAGGAGCTCTTCCTAAACAAGGAGAG TCCTCACGAGCCTGACCCGGAGCCCTATGAGCCCATACCCCCTAAGCTCATCCCGCTCGACGAG GAGTGTTCCATGGATGAGACCCCATATGTTGAGACGCTAGAACCTGGAGCGTCAGGTGGCTCACCTGATGGGGCAGGAGGCTCCAAGTTACCTCCTGTTCTGGCCAATCTTATGGGAAGCATGGGTGCTGGGAAGAGCCCCCagggccctggaggaggaggcattAACGTCCAGGAGATCCTTACCTCCATAATG GGTAGCCCAAACAGTCATCCCTCAGAGGAACTACTGAAACAGCCAGACTATTCAGACAAGATCAAGCAGATGCTGG TGCCACATGGACTCCTAGGTCCTGGTCCAATAGCCAATGGTTTCCCACCAGGAGGCCCTGGGGGCCCCAAGGCCATGCAGCACTTCCCTCCTGGACCTGGGGGACCTATGCCAG GTCCTCATGGAGGCCCTAGCGGGCCTGTGGGTCCACGTCTCCTAGGTCCCCCACCACCTCCCCGTGGAGGTGACCCCTTCTGGGATGGCCCGGGTGACCCTATGCGGGGCAGCCCAATGCGGGGGGGTCCAGGACCAGGTCCTGGACCATACCATAGAGGCCGAGGTGGCCGAGGAGGAAATGaaccccttccacctcctccatttCGAGGGGCCAGAGGAGGTCGCTCTGGAGGCGGACCTTCAAATGGACGAGGGGGCCCTGGCGGCATGGTTGGAGGTGGTGGACATCGTCCTCATGAAGGCCCTGGTGGGGGCATGGGCAGTGGCAGTGGACATCGCCCCCATGAAGGCCCTAGTGGGAGCATGGGTGGCGGTGGAGGACATCGTCCCCATGAAGTCCCTGGCGGTGGCATGAGTGGCAGCAGTGGCCATCGTCCCCATGAAGGCCCTGGCAATGGCATGGGTGGTGGCGGTGGCCATCGTCCCCACGAAGGCCCTGGCGGAGGAATGGGTGCTGGTGGGGGACATCGCCCCCATGAAGGCCCTGGTGGGAGCATGGGTGGAAGCGGTGGACATCGCCCCCATGAAGGCCCTGGACATGGGGGACCTCATGGTCACCGGCCTCATGATGCCCCTGGTCACCGAGGCCACGACCATCGAGGGCCACCTCCTCATGAGCACCGTGGCCATGATGGCCCTGGCCACGGGGGAGGGGGCCACCGAGGGCACGATGGAGGCCACAGCCATGGAGGAG ACATGTCAAACCGCCCCGTCTGCCGACATTTCATGATGAAGGGCAACTGCCGCTATGAAAACAACTGTGCCTTCTACCACCCGGGTGTCAATGGGCCTCCCCTGCCATAG